A part of Cannabis sativa cultivar Pink pepper isolate KNU-18-1 chromosome 6, ASM2916894v1, whole genome shotgun sequence genomic DNA contains:
- the LOC133039404 gene encoding uncharacterized protein LOC133039404 — MEILMMDVDLGDLDEFQFVENQQQQDHSDDANEIIIQDDGIGLDDIPKEFFEPNQEVEHDHETKKNSSSSSDLQTSITKELLEIKSSPTKNEQQQDQSNEVSQIIIQDDGIGLDDLPEEFFKPNQEVEPAHETKTNSSSLTDLQRSIIKELLEIISSPIENKQQQDQSNEPDKIIIQDDGIGLDDLPEEFFKPNQEVKPNHEIKASSSSWSDTSTTNTNYQGFYTSHLVPEMNKPYYLNMSSESGNWDQSNDYNQQPYQFCYTPQLVPKLTYPTDYYLDYSSESGWDQSNNKQDAQMVTTTHTFPILTHTPAPAIEYQQQETLSTRKRKSTSSNHGRWTVKEHMIFLQGMSKFGSGNWTEISTLLGGTRTPVQVASHAQKYFNKMEKEKQIAETTSENKKKKLNKSINDIRLREDGTFCSPNSFQN; from the exons ATGGAAATTTTGATGATG GATGTTGATTTGGGTGACCTAGATGAATTCCAATTCGTGgaaaatcaacaacaacaagatcATTCCGATGACgctaatgaaataattattcaaGATGATGGCATAGGCTTAGATGATATCCCTAAGGAATTCTTCGAACCTAATCAAGAAGTTGAACATGATCACGAGACAAAGAAGAATAGTAGTTCTTCGAGTGATCTTCAAACAAGCATCACAAAAGAATTATTAGAAATCAAATCGTCTCCTACCAAAAATGAACAACAACAAGATCAATCCAATGAAGTTAGTCAGATAATTATTCAAGATGATGGCATAGGCCTCGATGATCTCCCAGAGGAATTCTTCAAACCTAATCAAGAAGTTGAACCTGCTCATGAGACAAAGACAAATAGTAGTTCTTTGACTGATCTTCAAAGAAGCATTATAAAAGAATTATTAGAAATCATATCGTCTCCTATTGAAAAtaaacaacaacaagatcaaTCTAATGAAcctgataaaataattattcaagatGATGGCATAGGCCTCGATGATCTCCCTGAGGAATTCTTCAAACCTAATCAAGAAGTTAAACCTAATCATGAGATAAAGGCGAGTAGTAGTTCTTGGAGTGATACCTCGACTACTAACACCAACTACCAAGGTTTCTACACATCTCATCTAGTGCCTGAAATGAACAAGCCTTATTATTTGAACATGAGTAGTGAGAGTGGTAATTGGGACCAAAGTAATGATTACAACCAACAACCCTACCAATTTTGTTATACACCTCAATTAGTACCTAAACTTACTTATCCTACTGATTATTATTTGGATTATAGTAGTGAGAGTGGTTGGGACCAAAGTAACAACAAGCAAGATGCACAAATGGTAACGACAACACATACATTTCCTATTCTCACTCACACTCCTGCGCCGGCTATAGAATATCAACAACAAGAAACTCTTTCAACTCGCAAACGAAAATCAACCTCTTCAAACCATGGTCGTTGGACTGTAAAAGAACACAT GATTTTTTTACAAGGGATGAGTAAGTTTGGTTCTGGTAATTGGACAGAAATATCTACTTTACTTGGTGGTACAAGAACTCCAGTCCAAGTGGCTAGCCATgctcaaaaatattttaataaaatggagaaagaaaaacaaattgCAGAGACAACCTCTGAgaataaaaagaagaaattaaataagagtataaatgatataagattAAGAGAAGATGGAACATTTTGTTCTCCAAACTCATTTCAAAACTGA